Part of the Sphaerochaeta associata genome is shown below.
AACTCGAACCGGGAGAGGCCGAGGCACTGCTTTCCGAGGCCCAGACTGCTTTTACTGCACAACACACGGAATAAGGTGGGAAATTGAATGCTTGCATTGGGAATTTTTCTTGGACTATGCTGCTTGGAAGTGGTGATGTACAAAAAGCGAGAGTGCTGGGGACGCAACACCCTGCGCCTGCGCATTGTTCTATTTTTGCTCTTTGTACTGCTTGCCGGCATTCGATTCATTCCATGGGGATTTTCGTGGTACCTCTTGGGTGGTCTGCTCGCCGTAAGGGCGCTGATTTCATTACTTGGCTTGTTAAAGAAATCAGCAACGAAAGCCAGGTCCAAAGGAAAAACTGCAGGCAATCTGGTGATCAGCATCGTGCTTATAGGGTTGTCAGTGATTCCTTTGCTCTTGCTGCCGCCCCCTGTCCCCTTGCAACAAACCTCAAGCAATGCAGTGGGAACCATGGTTTATACCTGGACTGATGAGAATCGCGAGGACGTGTTCACCCCTGAGGCGGATTATCGCAACATAACGGTACAGTTTTGGTATCCAGCCGTCACGCCGGGAGAGAGCGCACCTGTTTTGGAAGGTCCATTCCCCTTGGTTGTATTCTCCCACGGGGCCTTCGGCTATAGGATGAGCAATCATTCCACCTTCATGGAATTGGCCGGCAACGGGTATATCGTTGCAAGCATCGACCATACGTATCAGGCCTTCATGACCAAGGAAGCTGATGGAAGGGTTGTGCTCGGCGATACCGGCTTCATCCAAACCGCCATGCATGTGGAGAATGGTGAGATCACAGGTGAAGCACTCTATCAGCTGCAAAAAGATTGGATGGCCCTGCGCTCCTGTGATATGGCATTTGTACTGGAGCAGATACGGAAACGAGCGGCCCTTCCAACCTCCAGCGAACTCTTTCACCAGTTGGATATCGAGTGCATCGGAGTCCTCGGCCACTCGATGGGCGGCGCAACCGCCGCATGGATCGGACGCGAGGACGATGCAATTGATGCAGTGATCGTTCTTGACGGGACGCTGATGGGCGAGATAGTGGGCTTCGAACAGGGGAAGGAGGTATTGACCGATGTTCCCTATCCCAAACCGATATTGGATGTATTCAACGAGAGTCATTACGCAGATGCCACTGCAATCGGCCTGGACTACGCAAACATGAGGATGCAAGGGAATGCGTTTGAAGCATATCAACTGGTCGTCGATGGTTCAGGACATCTGAACTTCACCGACCTCCCCCTCGTTTCGCCCTTGCTTGCATCCTTGTTGGGCACCGGTAGCGTAGACCCACGCGCTTGCATGGAAATCACCAATACCGCGGTACGGGAGTTTCTCGATTACCACCTCAAGGGAGAGGGAATCGAAATACCACCGTTCAGGAGGGTTTAGCATCCTCTTGTGGTGCTTGGGAACATACCAAGCACCACAATGATGAATGCAATTCATCTTACATTGTGTATTGGATATACGACATGGTTCTTTCTTTTACCTGCACCGGTGGTATACTGTTCAAAAACCATGAGGAGGTTGTTCATGTCTGGAATTGCATTGATCATCACGTTTGTGATCGCCATCGCGGTCATGATCATGGCCATCTCGAAATGGAACGTCCATCCGTTCCTCGCCCTGATGGGAGTCTCCTTGCTTCTTGCCATCGTCATCGGCCTGCCATTGAAGGACATCCCGGGTGTCATAGGCTCTGGATTCAGCGGCATTTTCAGCAGCATCGGCATCGTCATCATCCTTGGAGCCCTGATCGGCACCATTCTGGAGAAGACGGGAGCCGCTCTCAAGCTTGCTGAGATGGTCGTCCGGCTTGTGGGTCGCAAACATCCCCAGCTTGCCATGGAACTCATGGGCTGGGTGGTATCGATTCCTGTGTTCTGCGACAGCGGATTTGTCATTCTCGATCCCATCCGCAAGGCTCTTAGAAAAAAGACCCAATTCTCGTCTGTTGCCATGACAGTCGCGCTTTCTGCCGGTCTGTACACCAGTCATGTGCTCATTCCACCTACTCCCGGTCCGATCGCAGCAGCAGGAACCTTGGGAATCGGAGACAATTTGTTCATGGTGATCGTCATAGGTGCCATCGTTTCCATCCCCTCGCTTGCCATCGCCTACTTCTATGCCAACTACATCGGCAAGAAAGTTCAGAGTGGTGAGGATTTGGGAGAAGACGAAGAAGGCGTCGATTATGACACGCTGCTCAAGAGCTTCGGGGACCTGCCGAACGGATTTCTTTCCCTTGCCCCGATTCTCATGCCCATTCTTGCCATGGCCCTCGGCTCTCTTTCCGCCGCCTTGAAGTGGAAGGGAGCGATGGCCGGCTTCCTGGCCTTTATCGGCACACCGATCATCGCGTTGACCATCGGATTGTTGTTCGGTATTCTCCTGCTCGTTCAACGCAGTGAGATGAAATATTTCAACACCATGACCACCGAGACGCTGAAAGTGGTCGGTCCGATCCTGTTCATCACCGCTGCCGGCGGAGTGCTCGGAAAAGTCATCGCAAGCGCCGGCTTCGTCGCGTTCATGCAAGAGCATGCCACAGTCTTGGCTGCAGTCGGTATTTTCTTCCCGTTCCTGATTTCGGCGATACTGAAAACCGCTCAAGGCTCTTCAACCGTCGCCATCACCACTACGGCCGGTATTATGGGCAGCATCGCTGAAAGCTCGTCCATGATGACTGCACTCGGGCTCGCCAGTCCGATGGCCGCCGTGTTGACAGTCATGGCGATCGGAGCGGGATCGATGACGGTTTCACATGCCAATGACAGCTATTTCTGGGTGGTGACCAACTTCGGAAAGCTCAAGCCCGAGGACGGATACAAGACCCAGACCATGGTCACATTGCTGCAAGGTTTGGCAAGCATCATTTTCATCTGGCTTTTCTCCCTCATTTTGCTGTAACATAGAGGCAATACGGGGGCTTCGGCCCCCACATCAGTGAGGAGCCCGCGATGAAGAATATCCTATTAATCCCCGATTCCTTCAAAGGAACCATGAGTTCCGAACAGATCTGTTCCATCATGGACAGAGCGATCAAGCAACACTATCCCGATGCCCATGTCACCAGCATTCCTGTAGCAGATGGAGGAGAAGGTAGTGTCGATGCGTTCCTGCAAGCTCTCGGAGGCGAAAAGAGATCTCTTACCGTCCAAGGCCCCTTTGCATTCCCCATGGAAAGCTTTTATGGGGTTATCAAGAAAAATACCGCAGTCATTGAGATGGCGGCTTGTGCCGGCCTTCCCCTCGTAGGGGATGAGCTTCATCCTGATTTGACCACTACCTACGGCGTCGGCGAGTTGATTCTCGATGCAGCAAAGAGCGGCTGTAAGACCATCATCGTTGGTCTTGGCGGCAGTGCCACCAACGACGGCGGCTGTGGGGCTGCTGCTGCATGCGGCGTCGTGTTCCGTGACAAGGATGGAAAGGCCTTTGTTCCCACCGGAGGAACCTTGGGCAAGGTGGCAAGCATCGATACTTCGAGCCTGGACCCCGCGCTCAAGGATGTCACCATCACCACCATGTGCGACATCGACAACCCCTTTTACGGCACCACCGGTGCGGCGTATATCTTCGGGCCGCAGAAGGGAGCCAATCCCGACATGGTCAAGATTCTCGATGCAAACCTGCAAAGTCTTGCCAAGGTCATCGAGCGTGACTGCCACATCGATGTGCAAGCCATCCCCGGCAGCGGTGCTGCAGGCGGTATGGGAGGCGGAATGGCAGCCTTTTTCGGCAGCCAACTGCAAATGGGTATCGAGACGGTGCTCGAGACTGTAAACTTCGACAAGCTTTTGACCAAAGCCGATCTGGTACTCACCGGTGAGGGAAAGATCGACGGCCAGAGCCTGCGAGGCAAGGTTGTCATCGGGGTTGCAAGGCGGGCAAAGAAGGTCAATGTACCGGTTGTTGCCATCGTCGGTGACATCGGAGACGACGTTGAAGGCGCCTACAACGAAGGTGTGAGTGCAATCTTCTCGATCAACCGCCTGGCCATCGACTTCAAGGCTGCAAAACCCCGCGCTCCCCAGGATATGGCGAAAACCATGGACAATCTGATGCGCTTCGTCAAGCGCATGGGCCTGTGAACCAACACCTGCTTCGCCAAAGGCTCAGCGATCTCGCTGAGCCTTCCTATCGCGCCTTCAGCAAGAAACTCAAGGTCAGTGACCGACTCATCTTCGGAATCCGGACCCCCAAGCTTCAGAAGCTCATCAAGCAGCTGTACGGGGAGGAAGGCATCAAGGCCCTTGATGATTTCTTCATCTACCAAGAGCCTTCGTATGAAGAGATCCAAATTGCCTTCTCTCTCTTCGGGCTCCTGAAACTTGACTATCAGAGTGCCCTTTCATATTTGGACAGGCTCAGACCGTTCAACGATAGTTGGGCGACCAATGACAACCTTGCCGGATGGTTTTCCCATCTTGCGCAGGAAAAAGATTTCTACAGGTATCTTCGCTCTCTTCTCCGAGAGCAAAATCCATACGACCAGCGCCTCGGCATCGTTTCACTGATGAATTACTACCTTGAGGAGAATTCGATTGCGGAAACACTGGTCGAGCTCGCTTCTGTCACCAACCCTCATTATTACGTTGTGATGGCACTCGGTTGGGCCTATGCCACCGCCTTCTGCAAGGACCGCAACAAAACACTGCCGTATCTGCAACCGGGCATCCTGGGCGAGCAGGTTCGGCGAAAAGCCATTCAGAAGTGCCTTGAGTCACGCCTTGTCAGTGAAGAGGATAAAACCCTGTTGAAAAGCCTCAGGAAAACACCCTGAGGGCATTCTCAAACCACATGGCCTGCAACTCGGAGGACGTAAAGCCTGACTTTTCCAATGCCTGCCAGAGCAGAGAAAGTGCATCGTAATGGGGAATTTCAAGCTCACCCGTGATGCCGTCGTAATCGGTGCCCAATGCCGTAACAGCACTTCCCCCAACCTGCTTGAGATGGACGGCATGACGAACCATCGCCTCGATGCTGCTTCTCATCCAGTCCTCACTGAGAAAGGAGGGACAGAAATTCAATCCCACCACCCCGCCTTTGTCTGCGATGGTTCGGATCATGCGGTCACTGAGGTTTCTGCTGTGATTGGTAACTGAACGGCAGTTCGAGTGGCTCGCCACAAACGGCTTTCTCGATATCGAGGCTACGTCATTGAGTCCTTCATCGTTGAGGTGAGAGACATCGACGAGGATGTTGTGGTGCTCAAGCTCCTCAACCGCCGAGAAACCCAGCCGTTTCAAGCCTCCTGCAAGGTGATGAGGAAACCCATAGTCGTTCTCATGGTTCCATGTCAGGGTGGCAAGGCGGACGCCCCAGGAGGCAAGTGTCCCGATGCGGCTGAGTTCTCCTTCCAGGATTTGCAGCTCCTCGCAACTGAGAATCGCACCATGAAGAGAAGATCCCCTGATTTCGTCTGCAGTTCTGACCTGCACAATCCTATCCTGATTCTGCTCCAATTCCAGAAGGAATCGTTCATGCAGTCTCTGTGCCGATCGCCAGCAATTGCCTTGCTCGCTGTCGACGAACATGGCGAAACAGGCGGTCACTTGTCCTGCCTTATCCATCCAAGCGAGTGATACCTGGCCGGAGTTTTCGGCTAGGGTTCCCGTACCCAGTTGCTGGAGTTCGTAGATGGTATCACAGTGCAGATCGAAGACTGGATGCATAAAAAAGTACTCCCAAGTAGTTGCCGTTAGCAAATAAAAGTAGTAATGTATCTATACGATATAAGAATTCACCTGTATAGTATACAGTAACAAGGAGCATAGAATGATCAAACATGTAACCAAGAGCACATATGAAGCTGAAGTACTGAAGAGCAGTGTACCCGTAGTCGTCGATTTCTGGGCGGCTTGGTGTGGTCCATGCCGCATGCAGGGAACCATCCTTGAGCAGCTGGACAAGGAGATCTCTGCCGACCAGGCTAAGATTGTAAAGGTCAATGTCGACGAGGAAGGTGAACTTGCCGGTACCTTCGGCGTACAGTCCATCCCCACCCTTCTGTTCTACAAGGACGGCAAGGTTGTGAACAAGGCTGTTGGCGTACGCGATGCAGCAGCCCTGAAGAAGACTCTGGGAATCTAAATTCCCTTTCTGCTGCTGCAGCAAGCCCACAGGACACAATGGTTCTGTGGGTTTTTTCTTGAAAAAAGCGATCTTTCTCTGAATAATTCATAAATAAGTGTTCTAAACAATAAAAATGCCATACAAATAAAAAAGACGTTTCTTTTTATAGAAACTTTTCTCTTTTTCCTGTTGACAGATTGTTTCTATCTACAGTAACATCGGAACTCAAGAAGGAGAACCTCATGCAGAACCCACTAACCAAAGAGATCAACACAACCAATCTTCCCGACCGGGATGGACGTTTCGGAGAGTTTGGAGGTGCCTATATTCCTCCCCAGTTGCAGGTCGTCATGGACGAAATTACCCAAGCGTATGAGCAGATCGTCCAGGATCCTGAGTTCCTCACCGAACTTGCCAGCCTCCAGAAACATTATATCGGACGCCCGTCTCCGGTCTACCATGCAAAACGACTGAGTGAAGCAGTCGGTGGAGCTCAGATTTATCTCAAGCGCGAAGACTTGAACCATACCGGAGCGCATAAGATCAACCACTGCATCGGTGAAGTGCTTCTTGCCAAGAAGCTCGGCAAGAAGAAGGTCATCGCAGAGACCGGTGCCGGCCAGCATGGTGTGGCCCTCGCCACCGCAGCAGCCCTGCTCGGCCTTGAGTGTGATATTTATATGGGTTCCATCGACATCAAGAAAGAAGCTCCCAACGTAAGCAGGATGAAGATTCTCGGTGCAACCGTAGTGGAAGTGACCAGAGGAACCAAGACACTCAAGGATGCCGTTGATGCAGCCTTCGAGGCCTACCTGCAGGACCCTGTCACCCAGATTTACTGCATCGGTTCGGTTGTCGGTCCCCACCCCTTCCCTATGATGGTCCGTGACTTCCAGAGTGTAGTCGGTATCGAGGCACGCAAGCAGATCCAGGAGCTGACCAAGGCCCTTCCCGATGCTGTTGTAGCCTGTGTCGGCGGTGGTTCGAATGCCATGGGTATTTTCAGTGCCTTCCTTGAAGACAAGAGTGTCAAGCTCTATGGCGTTGAGCCTGCAGGAAAAGGCTTGGACACTCCTGACCATGCAGCCACCATCACCAAGGGAAGCGTGGGTGTCCTGCATGGGTTCAAGAGCTTGTTGTTGCAGGACGACAAGGGTGAAGCACTTCCTGTCTACTCGATTGCAAGCGGATTGGACTATCCGGGCGTCGGTCCCCAGCACAGCTACCTGCACACCATCGGACGGGTCATCTACGACAGTGCCACCGACCGCGAGGCGGTGGAAGCCTTCTACGGCCTGAGCAGGATGGAAGGCATCATCCCCGCCCTTGAATCCAGCCACGCTGTGGCGCATGCGATCAAGCTGGCCCAGACCCTGCCCAAGGACAAGGTAATCCTGGTCAATCTATCAGGCAGAGGCGACAAAGACATCGACTTCGTCATGGAGCACTACCCCTTGGTTGAGTATGAACCACAGGAAGGTGGTGATGGGTTTGAGGAGTTTCTGGCCCATATCAAGCAGAAGTAAGCCAGAAATTGTAGAATCACTATAAACCAACCACGCCATTGCATCGCGTGGTTGGTCATTTCTATGTGCTTCGTCTTGCCATACTTGGCTGTAAATACGAGCCGAGCCTGCCCCTGTTATTGAACAGGGCAACACCCAAGAGTATCATCACCCCTCCGGTGATGGTTCCTGCATCGGGAATATCGCCGATTATATTCCTGGAGGGACGAAGGCGATGAGATATTTTCACGTGCACGAAACTGACAGGGCGCTTTCTAAAAGATTGTTTGCAAAGAAACTCAACAAACAGTTCGTTCTCAAGGCAGAGGCTCATAGATTACCAGGCCCGTCCAGTGACTGGTGCCTGCTTCCATGACTGCAAGGTTTCAGTGCTACTGATGAGAACGGCCGTCCAACATACGAACTTCCTCTACGCTCTCATGGACAAGGGCTATCGCAAACCCCACATCAAGGCCTACCCGATCTGATCGGGGACAAGCCCGCAACGTCCTGCTGACCGGGAAAGGAAACCCAGGATGGTCGAAAAACCATCGTTGTTTTCGTTGCTTGGGTATTCAAAATCTTGATTGCATGCTATTGCATTATCATGTAGAGCTTGAAGCATGATGAACTGTTTTTAAATCAGCGCTGCCATACTCAATTTACATAGTTTAGAACGACACCCGCATCCCCACCACCGGTCCTGCCAATATGTGGGGGGCGTTGCTGTCTCGCTGCAGCAACCGATATGTCAGATAGGGACCAAGAAACCCAATGGCAGACCCTATCGCTGCACCGGCCAGAACATCTTCCAGATAGTGATTGCCGCTGATCACCCGAAGCGTTGCAGTGGTGGCAGCCAAAATCCAAGTCGTTGCACTGACGGCCTTCATGGTAGTTGAATCAGGATAAAAAAGAAGCTGCATGGTCTGGGCATACGCAGCAGCGCTGAAAGCCATAATGCTATGACCTGAAGGAAAGGACTCATAGTCCTTACTTGTATCGGCAGGTCGATCAATTTGTCCAACATACGGCCTCGGTTTGTGAATGACATGCTTCAAGACGGTACGGACTCCATAGGCGCTCACCATGGTCCCTGCATAGCTGCTCACAATGGCGATGTAGTCCGATGAAGGTGCTATCAAGCCCAGTACCCCTGGGGTTACAAGCGTCAGGCCCAAGGTAATGTCACTGGCTTTGGATAGACTCTCATTATACTCGAATGTAAAGGCCGCAAGGGGAGACAGGGCGAAACAGAAAACAAGAACAATTGCTATTGCTGTCTGCTTTCTACTCATGCTTGCCTCCTCGTTTTTGCTAAGTTTACTCGGACTTCTCAAAGCCCTCAAGACCAAGTCGAATTTCGTAGGAGGAAAAGCCTTTCTTCTGCAGTTGCATCCTGACCTTATCAGCACCGACTTTTTGTTCTGCTTGAGTATAGGCCCTCTGCACATATTCGACAATCGCCTCTTCATGATACAGTTCATCCAAGGCACGGTTGGCATCCTCGCGATTGACACCTTTTGCGGCGAGACGCTGAGCCATCAGGATTCTTCCCTCAGGACTCTTCCTCTGCCTCTGCTCAATGGTCAAGAGAGCATAGCGGTACTCGCTGAGCAGGTTCTCCTCGGCAAGCTGATCAAGCGTGGTTCTGATGATGCCGGTCTCATACCCCTTTTGGGTGAGCTTCTGCGTCAGCTCAAGACCGGTATGCTCGCGCCTGGCAAGGTAGCCCATTGCCTGGGAGCGGCAATTGCGCCTGGCTTGAACTTCCTTGAGCTCAAGGTACTCAGCTTCAGTAAGCTCTTGGCCGACTGAGAGGTGCAGGGAACGAAAAACATCGGCTGTAATACAAAAAGGGAAACCCTCGTGGACAGAAACTTGATAGCCCTGGCCAGGGATTTCCCCTTCGATGCGTGCAAATGCCACTTAGCGCTTGGAGAACTGGAACTTGCGGCGAGCACCCGGCTGACCGTACTTCTTGCGTTCGACCATGCGGGAGTCACGGGTCATGAATCCAGCGGTGTGCAGTGCAGGCCTGTAAGCCTCGTCGTGCTCACAGAGTGCACGTGCGATACCGTGGCGGCAAGCACCGGCCTGACCGGAGGGACCACCACCAACAACATTGATGAGGATATCGTACTTTCCGGCGGTTTCGGTGGTCTCAAGCGGCTGCTTGACAATGAACACCAACATCGGGTTTCCGAAGTAGGAATCGACATCCCTGCCGTTCACTACAATCTTGCCCTCGCCTTCGCGCAGATAGACACGAGCGACAGCGGTCTTGCGGCGACCGACACCATGACCAAGATCTACAACTTTTTTAACTTCTTTCTTTGCCATTTTTCGCTCCTACCTTAGATTTCAACCTTGATGGGCTGCTGAGCCTGCTGCTGGTGGTTCGCACCTGCATAGACTTTCATGTTGGTGTACAACTTGCGACCGAGCGGACCACGGGGAAGCATACCTTTGACGGCACGTTCCATCGGGTACACCGGGTTGCGCTTGATCATATCAGCATAGCTGTACGAACGAAGTCCACCGGGGTAGTTCGAGTGGCGATAATACATTTTGTCCTGGTACTTGTTGCCCGAAAGAGCAGCTTTCTCAGCATTGATGATAATCACATAATCACCCATGTCCTGGTGAGGCACATAAATGGGTTTGTTCTTCCCGCGAAGGATGCGTGCAGCGGCAACTGCGACCTTGCCAAGCTCCTTTCCCTCTGCATCAATCAGATACCATTTCTTCTGAACTGTCAGCGGTTTCACAAAAATAGTCTTCATCTATTCATCCTGTTCTGCAAGGACCAGCCTTGCGTGTGTTTTTTGCATGGACAGAAGGATGCCTTGCACCCCGACCTGCCATATTTAGTATGTTACAGCACCAGCATACCGACGCGACAACTGCAAAAACGCCTGTACATCACCGGCCGAATACTCAGCAGGAACAATGAACGGTACGTCAGCAGAAGGAGGAAGCATCACCTTGAGGGCCAAGGCCTCCAAAGCAAACTCCTCGTAGCGTTGAGCACAAAGGCCGGTTAATCCGTACGGACCTCTGGTCTCGAACACTCCCTGGAGGGGATTGTTCATTCGCTTTGCAACTGTATCCTCCGCTTTAAGTGTGCGTATCAGGAACGCTGTGGTCTTGATGAGCAAATCAAGCAACAACGGTGAAACGCAATCCGAGGGCGGTAGCCAAGCTGTACAGGCTTCTTCCTTGAGGCAAACGACCTGAGGTACGAAACTCCCTGGGAAAGGTAGGATAGGGAGGAGCATCACGGAATCTGCCCCGCCAAAACCTAGGAACGGTCGCCAATAGGACACTGTACGGCTCGCATGCTCAGGAGAGATCGCGGGATCAAATATTGCATCATTCGATATCCGTTGAACCACCTGAAGAACCTTCTGTTGATCAGAGTATACCCTGATTACCGGAAAGTCTGGAAACAGCATTGCCAGCAGCTTTTCAAGCCTTCCTGAGAACAGCGAAGGATATTCACTGATCAACCCGCGACTGACCGTGGCCTTTATGGACCGTTGGATCTGTTCGGGTCGATGCCCCAGAATGGCTCTGCCATAATTCTGAAAAAAATCGGTATATCGTACACCCCGCCTATCATACAGATAGAACGAACGCGCACGGACAACGGTAGGCATTGTATAACCTTCCGGCCTTTCTTGTCTAGTCTCTTTCCCCCCATCGGTCATATCACTCACTCCCAATTTTCTCAAGCTGAGCAAACTTGCTGATAAACGTGGCTTTTCTTCCCCCGCCGAAGCGGACTTCAATGACCTCCCGGTCTCCGTTCATCCGCACATTCACCACCTCGCCTTCTCCATAGCTGTCACTATACACCCGTTGACCGACAGGAAATAGAGGTCCGGCATCAGCCTCATCGTGGACGGTCTTCATGGTAAAGGTCTTGGCGTTGCCGCCAAAGCCTTTCTGGATGAGCGAGCCCCCGCTGCTACCCCACGAAGAGGAGGGTTTAGCGGCACTGAGGTGCTCCCTTCGCTTCTCGCCGAGGCTTGAAAACCCTTCGAACCCTGAAGCATGCAACGATCCGGGCCTGATGCCCTGAACGCTGACCAAGGAGGAGTCGATTTCATCGAGGAAGCGGCTTGGGTGCTGGTAGCTTGTCCGACCCCAAATCTTTCTCGCCCTGGCGCAGAGAAGGTACAATTCATTTCGAGCACGGGTAACGGCAACATAAAATATGCGTCGCTCTTCCTCGATGTCGTCATCGCTCTCACTCGCCCTTCCAGGAAAAAGCTCCTCTTCCAGCCCTGCAACAAACACCCGGTCGAATTCCAACCCCTTGGTATTGTGC
Proteins encoded:
- a CDS encoding alpha/beta hydrolase family protein, whose amino-acid sequence is MYKKRECWGRNTLRLRIVLFLLFVLLAGIRFIPWGFSWYLLGGLLAVRALISLLGLLKKSATKARSKGKTAGNLVISIVLIGLSVIPLLLLPPPVPLQQTSSNAVGTMVYTWTDENREDVFTPEADYRNITVQFWYPAVTPGESAPVLEGPFPLVVFSHGAFGYRMSNHSTFMELAGNGYIVASIDHTYQAFMTKEADGRVVLGDTGFIQTAMHVENGEITGEALYQLQKDWMALRSCDMAFVLEQIRKRAALPTSSELFHQLDIECIGVLGHSMGGATAAWIGREDDAIDAVIVLDGTLMGEIVGFEQGKEVLTDVPYPKPILDVFNESHYADATAIGLDYANMRMQGNAFEAYQLVVDGSGHLNFTDLPLVSPLLASLLGTGSVDPRACMEITNTAVREFLDYHLKGEGIEIPPFRRV
- a CDS encoding GntP family permease; the protein is MSGIALIITFVIAIAVMIMAISKWNVHPFLALMGVSLLLAIVIGLPLKDIPGVIGSGFSGIFSSIGIVIILGALIGTILEKTGAALKLAEMVVRLVGRKHPQLAMELMGWVVSIPVFCDSGFVILDPIRKALRKKTQFSSVAMTVALSAGLYTSHVLIPPTPGPIAAAGTLGIGDNLFMVIVIGAIVSIPSLAIAYFYANYIGKKVQSGEDLGEDEEGVDYDTLLKSFGDLPNGFLSLAPILMPILAMALGSLSAALKWKGAMAGFLAFIGTPIIALTIGLLFGILLLVQRSEMKYFNTMTTETLKVVGPILFITAAGGVLGKVIASAGFVAFMQEHATVLAAVGIFFPFLISAILKTAQGSSTVAITTTAGIMGSIAESSSMMTALGLASPMAAVLTVMAIGAGSMTVSHANDSYFWVVTNFGKLKPEDGYKTQTMVTLLQGLASIIFIWLFSLILL
- a CDS encoding glycerate kinase produces the protein MKNILLIPDSFKGTMSSEQICSIMDRAIKQHYPDAHVTSIPVADGGEGSVDAFLQALGGEKRSLTVQGPFAFPMESFYGVIKKNTAVIEMAACAGLPLVGDELHPDLTTTYGVGELILDAAKSGCKTIIVGLGGSATNDGGCGAAAACGVVFRDKDGKAFVPTGGTLGKVASIDTSSLDPALKDVTITTMCDIDNPFYGTTGAAYIFGPQKGANPDMVKILDANLQSLAKVIERDCHIDVQAIPGSGAAGGMGGGMAAFFGSQLQMGIETVLETVNFDKLLTKADLVLTGEGKIDGQSLRGKVVIGVARRAKKVNVPVVAIVGDIGDDVEGAYNEGVSAIFSINRLAIDFKAAKPRAPQDMAKTMDNLMRFVKRMGL
- a CDS encoding DNA alkylation repair protein, whose protein sequence is MNQHLLRQRLSDLAEPSYRAFSKKLKVSDRLIFGIRTPKLQKLIKQLYGEEGIKALDDFFIYQEPSYEEIQIAFSLFGLLKLDYQSALSYLDRLRPFNDSWATNDNLAGWFSHLAQEKDFYRYLRSLLREQNPYDQRLGIVSLMNYYLEENSIAETLVELASVTNPHYYVVMALGWAYATAFCKDRNKTLPYLQPGILGEQVRRKAIQKCLESRLVSEEDKTLLKSLRKTP
- a CDS encoding dipeptidase; translated protein: MHPVFDLHCDTIYELQQLGTGTLAENSGQVSLAWMDKAGQVTACFAMFVDSEQGNCWRSAQRLHERFLLELEQNQDRIVQVRTADEIRGSSLHGAILSCEELQILEGELSRIGTLASWGVRLATLTWNHENDYGFPHHLAGGLKRLGFSAVEELEHHNILVDVSHLNDEGLNDVASISRKPFVASHSNCRSVTNHSRNLSDRMIRTIADKGGVVGLNFCPSFLSEDWMRSSIEAMVRHAVHLKQVGGSAVTALGTDYDGITGELEIPHYDALSLLWQALEKSGFTSSELQAMWFENALRVFS
- the trxA gene encoding thioredoxin, coding for MIKHVTKSTYEAEVLKSSVPVVVDFWAAWCGPCRMQGTILEQLDKEISADQAKIVKVNVDEEGELAGTFGVQSIPTLLFYKDGKVVNKAVGVRDAAALKKTLGI
- the trpB gene encoding tryptophan synthase subunit beta, whose product is MQNPLTKEINTTNLPDRDGRFGEFGGAYIPPQLQVVMDEITQAYEQIVQDPEFLTELASLQKHYIGRPSPVYHAKRLSEAVGGAQIYLKREDLNHTGAHKINHCIGEVLLAKKLGKKKVIAETGAGQHGVALATAAALLGLECDIYMGSIDIKKEAPNVSRMKILGATVVEVTRGTKTLKDAVDAAFEAYLQDPVTQIYCIGSVVGPHPFPMMVRDFQSVVGIEARKQIQELTKALPDAVVACVGGGSNAMGIFSAFLEDKSVKLYGVEPAGKGLDTPDHAATITKGSVGVLHGFKSLLLQDDKGEALPVYSIASGLDYPGVGPQHSYLHTIGRVIYDSATDREAVEAFYGLSRMEGIIPALESSHAVAHAIKLAQTLPKDKVILVNLSGRGDKDIDFVMEHYPLVEYEPQEGGDGFEEFLAHIKQK
- a CDS encoding phosphatase PAP2 family protein, which produces MSRKQTAIAIVLVFCFALSPLAAFTFEYNESLSKASDITLGLTLVTPGVLGLIAPSSDYIAIVSSYAGTMVSAYGVRTVLKHVIHKPRPYVGQIDRPADTSKDYESFPSGHSIMAFSAAAYAQTMQLLFYPDSTTMKAVSATTWILAATTATLRVISGNHYLEDVLAGAAIGSAIGFLGPYLTYRLLQRDSNAPHILAGPVVGMRVSF
- a CDS encoding regulatory protein RecX, giving the protein MAFARIEGEIPGQGYQVSVHEGFPFCITADVFRSLHLSVGQELTEAEYLELKEVQARRNCRSQAMGYLARREHTGLELTQKLTQKGYETGIIRTTLDQLAEENLLSEYRYALLTIEQRQRKSPEGRILMAQRLAAKGVNREDANRALDELYHEEAIVEYVQRAYTQAEQKVGADKVRMQLQKKGFSSYEIRLGLEGFEKSE
- the rpsI gene encoding 30S ribosomal protein S9; the encoded protein is MAKKEVKKVVDLGHGVGRRKTAVARVYLREGEGKIVVNGRDVDSYFGNPMLVFIVKQPLETTETAGKYDILINVVGGGPSGQAGACRHGIARALCEHDEAYRPALHTAGFMTRDSRMVERKKYGQPGARRKFQFSKR
- the rplM gene encoding 50S ribosomal protein L13; the protein is MKTIFVKPLTVQKKWYLIDAEGKELGKVAVAAARILRGKNKPIYVPHQDMGDYVIIINAEKAALSGNKYQDKMYYRHSNYPGGLRSYSYADMIKRNPVYPMERAVKGMLPRGPLGRKLYTNMKVYAGANHQQQAQQPIKVEI